In the Chryseobacterium sp. MYb264 genome, one interval contains:
- the dnaJ gene encoding molecular chaperone DnaJ, giving the protein MSKRDYYEVLEISKSASADEIKKAYRKMAIKFHPDKNPGDKEAEEKFKEAAEAYEVLSDEQKRARYDQYGHAGVGGNGGFGGGGFGGGMNMEDIFSQFGDIFGGGGFGGFGGGGGRQQVKGSNLRIRIKLNLEEMVNGTQKTIKVKKMKMAEGATSKTCPTCNGSGVQLKVMNTMFGQMQTQTTCGTCQGIGKVADKIPAGANAQGLIKDEEEISINIPAGARDGIQLNVRGKGNDAPFGGIPGDLLVIIEEEVDKVIKREGDNLHQELYVSFAEAALGTKKEVPTVGGKVKITVDAGTQSGKILRLAGKGLPSIDSYGKGDMFIHINVWTPQKLTKEQKDFFEKQMNSGEMVAEPSGKEKTFFDKVKDLFN; this is encoded by the coding sequence ATGTCAAAAAGAGATTATTACGAGGTTCTTGAGATCAGCAAATCTGCATCGGCCGACGAAATAAAGAAAGCATACCGTAAAATGGCCATCAAATTTCACCCTGATAAAAATCCGGGTGATAAAGAGGCTGAAGAAAAATTCAAAGAAGCAGCAGAAGCTTACGAAGTTTTGAGCGACGAGCAAAAACGCGCAAGATACGACCAGTACGGTCATGCAGGAGTTGGCGGAAACGGCGGCTTTGGTGGCGGCGGTTTCGGCGGCGGAATGAACATGGAAGATATTTTCAGTCAGTTTGGAGATATTTTCGGTGGTGGCGGTTTCGGAGGATTCGGTGGCGGCGGTGGTCGTCAGCAGGTGAAAGGTTCTAATTTAAGAATCAGAATCAAGCTGAATCTTGAAGAAATGGTAAACGGAACGCAAAAAACCATTAAGGTTAAGAAAATGAAGATGGCGGAAGGTGCCACATCAAAAACTTGTCCTACCTGTAACGGTTCCGGGGTTCAGCTGAAAGTAATGAACACCATGTTCGGTCAGATGCAGACGCAGACAACTTGTGGAACCTGTCAGGGAATCGGAAAAGTTGCCGATAAAATTCCGGCTGGAGCGAATGCTCAGGGTCTGATTAAAGATGAAGAGGAAATCTCAATCAACATTCCTGCAGGAGCCAGAGACGGCATCCAGCTTAATGTAAGAGGAAAAGGAAACGATGCTCCTTTTGGAGGTATTCCGGGAGATCTATTGGTGATCATTGAGGAGGAAGTTGACAAAGTAATTAAAAGAGAAGGTGATAATCTTCACCAGGAATTGTATGTTTCTTTTGCTGAAGCAGCCTTGGGAACAAAAAAAGAAGTTCCAACCGTTGGCGGAAAAGTAAAAATTACCGTTGATGCAGGAACTCAATCCGGAAAAATCCTACGATTGGCAGGAAAAGGTCTTCCAAGTATCGACAGTTACGGAAAAGGTGATATGTTCATCCACATCAATGTATGGACGCCGCAAAAGCTTACGAAAGAGCAGAAAGATTTCTTCGAAAAGCAAATGAACAGCGGAGAAATGGTGGCAGAACCATCCGGTAAAGAAAAAACTTTCTTTGATAAAGTGAAAGATTTATTCAACTAA
- a CDS encoding nucleotide exchange factor GrpE translates to MENQDINEESINNQQDTNIQNEAATEENVTAQPTAEELLAEEKDRYIRLYAEFENYKKRTSKEKMEFFQYANQDMMISMLGVLDDFERALKEISKNGNPADLQGVELIYNKFKNKLTEKGLKAMEVKAGDAFNVDFHEAITQIPAPSEDLKGKIVDVIETGYTLGDKVIRFAKVVTGN, encoded by the coding sequence ATGGAAAATCAGGATATTAACGAAGAAAGCATCAATAATCAACAAGATACGAATATTCAGAACGAGGCAGCAACAGAAGAAAATGTGACAGCTCAACCCACTGCAGAGGAACTTTTGGCAGAAGAAAAAGACCGTTACATAAGATTATATGCAGAGTTTGAAAATTATAAAAAAAGAACTTCTAAAGAAAAAATGGAGTTCTTCCAATATGCAAACCAAGACATGATGATCTCTATGCTTGGCGTTTTGGATGATTTTGAAAGAGCTTTAAAAGAAATTTCTAAAAACGGAAATCCTGCTGACCTACAAGGTGTTGAATTAATTTACAATAAATTCAAAAATAAATTAACGGAGAAAGGTTTAAAAGCAATGGAAGTGAAGGCAGGAGACGCTTTTAACGTAGACTTCCACGAGGCAATCACTCAGATTCCTGCTCCATCAGAAGATTTGAAAGGGAAAATCGTAGACGTAATCGAAACAGGATATACTTTAGGTGATAAAGTGATTCGTTTTGCAAAAGTAGTTACAGGAAATTAA
- a CDS encoding Nramp family divalent metal transporter — translation MNFNIKDAWRKDKTLHSLPEVYSSVKIPKNAGFWRKYLAFAGPGLMIAVGYMDPGNWATDIAGGAQFGYTLLSVILISNIFAMVLQHLSVKLGVVAERDLAQACRDHFSPTTNFILWVFCEIAIAACDLAEVIGSAIALNLLFHIPLTWGIVITTVDVLIILLLQAKGFRWIESIVGGLIFIILACFVYELVISKPAINELLGGLVPQKEIITNPAMLYIAIGILGATVMPHNLYLHSSIVQTRDYERTREGKKEAIKFATLDSTVSLMLAFFINAAILILAAATFHTTGNKHVADIHDAYKMLTPILGASMASIAFAIALLASGQNSTLTGTLAGQIVMEGFLNIRLKPWLRRLITRLIAVIPALIVAILYGEEGTTELLVLSQVILSMQLSFAVVPLVMFTSDKAKMGEFVNKPFMKTCVWIISFIIIVLNLYLLYQTFFGE, via the coding sequence ATGAATTTCAATATAAAAGACGCCTGGCGAAAAGATAAAACATTACATTCATTACCGGAAGTTTACTCTTCGGTTAAAATCCCTAAAAATGCAGGTTTTTGGAGAAAATATCTAGCCTTTGCAGGCCCCGGATTAATGATTGCCGTAGGATATATGGATCCCGGAAACTGGGCAACTGATATCGCAGGAGGTGCCCAATTTGGATACACTCTACTTTCCGTAATTCTGATCTCAAATATTTTTGCAATGGTTTTGCAGCACTTATCCGTGAAGTTAGGCGTTGTTGCAGAAAGAGATTTGGCGCAGGCTTGTAGAGATCATTTCAGTCCGACCACTAATTTTATTCTTTGGGTATTTTGTGAAATTGCTATTGCCGCCTGTGATCTCGCCGAGGTCATCGGCTCTGCCATTGCTTTAAACTTATTATTCCATATTCCGTTAACTTGGGGAATTGTAATTACCACAGTTGATGTTTTAATCATCCTTCTTTTACAAGCCAAAGGTTTCCGTTGGATCGAAAGTATTGTTGGAGGATTGATTTTTATCATTTTGGCCTGTTTTGTTTATGAATTGGTGATTTCAAAGCCTGCTATTAATGAGCTTTTAGGAGGATTAGTTCCACAAAAAGAAATCATTACCAATCCCGCCATGCTCTACATTGCAATTGGAATTCTGGGTGCAACCGTGATGCCTCATAATTTATATCTGCACAGCAGTATCGTTCAGACGAGAGATTATGAACGAACTAGAGAAGGTAAAAAAGAAGCCATAAAATTTGCCACTTTAGATAGCACCGTTTCTTTGATGTTAGCCTTTTTTATTAATGCTGCCATCCTGATTTTAGCCGCTGCTACTTTTCATACAACAGGCAATAAACACGTCGCGGATATTCATGACGCATATAAAATGTTGACCCCAATTTTAGGAGCTTCTATGGCAAGTATTGCTTTTGCAATTGCACTATTAGCTTCCGGACAAAACTCCACCTTAACAGGAACTCTTGCCGGACAAATCGTAATGGAAGGTTTCTTAAATATCAGATTAAAACCTTGGCTAAGACGTTTAATTACAAGATTAATTGCGGTAATTCCAGCATTAATTGTCGCGATACTTTATGGTGAAGAAGGAACGACAGAATTATTGGTTTTAAGTCAGGTTATTTTATCGATGCAGCTAAGTTTTGCCGTAGTTCCTTTGGTGATGTTTACCAGTGATAAAGCCAAAATGGGCGAATTTGTGAACAAACCTTTCATGAAAACGTGCGTCTGGATTATTTCATTTATTATTATTGTTCTGAATCTTTATCTTCTGTATCAGACGTTTTTTGGAGAATAA
- a CDS encoding OmpA family protein: MSLNVIDLIKGQLGPALVSQAASQFGESESGISKAIGGLLPAVVGGLANNSDNPNVLDSIKNASSNGILGNLMGDSSTSPWITGLLSSIFGDKLSGLVNSIATYAGISHSTSNSLLNLVTGATVGSIGKYASDNNLDQSGISNLLNDQKGIVSSLLPAGLSLATLNVGDWAKGYAFDNDKDAINLPPQESPVEQPKIQVTRSTTPTGTFPERNTNEGGSVWKWLLPLLLLIAAGYFLWKQCEKKETTTTTTVNDSTGTVTETTTVTSDTTGTTTVTRVDENIDLNGTALKGYKGGMEDKMIMFLKSDAYKKAADDSVLKDTWYDFDHVNFKTGSSNQLEAGSEGQLQNLVAILKAYPDAKIKIGGYTDKTGNEATNLKISKDRATFIKDWLGKQGVGSQVLDAEGYGSKFAKVDAKATDAERAIDRKMSVRFAK, translated from the coding sequence ATGTCTTTAAACGTCATTGATCTAATTAAAGGACAACTGGGTCCTGCTTTAGTATCTCAGGCTGCATCGCAGTTTGGAGAAAGTGAATCTGGTATTTCAAAAGCCATTGGCGGACTATTACCTGCCGTTGTGGGCGGATTGGCAAACAATTCGGACAACCCGAATGTTTTAGATTCTATAAAAAATGCCTCATCAAACGGAATTTTAGGAAATTTAATGGGAGATTCTTCTACCAGCCCATGGATCACAGGTTTGTTATCTTCAATTTTTGGTGATAAACTGAGTGGTCTGGTAAATTCCATTGCTACGTATGCCGGCATCAGCCACAGCACTTCCAATTCATTATTAAATTTAGTGACGGGAGCGACAGTTGGTTCGATCGGTAAATATGCTTCAGATAATAATTTAGACCAATCAGGAATTTCAAATTTACTGAATGATCAAAAAGGAATTGTTTCCTCTTTACTGCCTGCAGGGCTTTCTTTGGCTACTTTAAATGTTGGCGACTGGGCAAAAGGATATGCATTCGATAATGATAAAGATGCGATAAACCTACCTCCTCAGGAATCTCCCGTGGAACAGCCGAAAATACAGGTAACAAGAAGCACAACCCCTACAGGTACTTTCCCTGAAAGAAATACAAACGAAGGCGGTTCTGTCTGGAAATGGCTTCTTCCACTTTTACTTTTAATCGCAGCAGGGTATTTTCTCTGGAAGCAGTGTGAGAAAAAAGAAACAACTACAACGACTACTGTTAATGACTCCACAGGAACGGTTACAGAAACAACAACCGTGACTTCCGACACCACGGGAACAACCACAGTGACCAGAGTGGATGAAAATATTGATTTGAACGGAACCGCTTTAAAAGGATATAAAGGCGGAATGGAAGATAAAATGATTATGTTCCTAAAGTCTGATGCATATAAAAAAGCTGCTGATGACAGTGTCTTAAAAGATACCTGGTACGACTTCGACCATGTTAACTTTAAAACAGGAAGCTCTAATCAATTGGAAGCTGGATCTGAAGGACAGTTACAGAACTTAGTAGCTATTTTGAAAGCTTATCCTGATGCTAAAATTAAAATTGGCGGATATACTGATAAAACAGGAAATGAAGCAACCAATCTTAAAATCTCTAAAGACAGAGCGACTTTCATCAAAGACTGGCTAGGAAAACAGGGCGTTGGAAGCCAGGTTTTGGATGCAGAAGGCTATGGAAGTAAGTTTGCTAAAGTAGACGCTAAAGCGACTGATGCAGAAAGAGCAATCGACAGAAAAATGTCTGTAAGATTCGCAAAATAA
- the proS gene encoding proline--tRNA ligase: MAKLTSRSEDYSKWYNELVVKADLAENSGVRGCMVIKPYGYAIWEKMRDEMDKKFKETGHVNAYFPLFVPKSLFEAEEKNAEGFAKECAVVTHYRLKTDPDNPSKLIVDPDAKLEEELIVRPTSEAIIWNTYKSWIQSYRDLPILINQWANVVRWEMRTRLFLRTAEFLWQEGHTAHATKDEAVEEAEKMNKVYADFAENFMAMPVVQGIKTPSERFAGADETYCIEALMQDGKALQAGTSHFLGQNFAKAFDVKFTNKEGKIEHAWATSWGTSTRLMGALIMTHSDDFGLVLPPTLAPIQVVIVPIFKGEEQLAQISEVALDIQAKLKAKGISVKFDDDTHNKPGWKFAEYELKGVPVRIAMGPRDLENKSVEIARRDNLTKEVRSIDGLDNYIEDLLKTIQQDLYTKAADFRKDNITKVDNYEEFKQVLEEKGGFIYAHWDGTAEEEEQIKDETKATIRCIPLDDDIEEGVSLISGKPSARRVLFAKAY; encoded by the coding sequence ATGGCAAAATTAACCTCAAGAAGCGAAGATTACAGCAAATGGTATAATGAGTTGGTCGTAAAAGCTGACTTAGCTGAAAACTCAGGAGTAAGAGGATGCATGGTTATCAAACCATATGGCTATGCAATCTGGGAAAAAATGCGTGATGAAATGGACAAAAAGTTCAAAGAAACCGGACACGTAAATGCTTATTTCCCCCTTTTCGTGCCCAAAAGCTTGTTTGAGGCTGAAGAAAAAAATGCAGAAGGTTTTGCAAAAGAATGTGCTGTAGTAACTCACTATAGATTAAAAACTGATCCTGACAATCCATCAAAATTAATTGTAGATCCGGATGCAAAACTGGAAGAAGAATTAATCGTTCGTCCTACTTCAGAAGCAATTATTTGGAATACATATAAAAGCTGGATTCAATCTTACAGAGATTTACCAATACTCATCAACCAATGGGCAAACGTTGTGCGTTGGGAAATGAGAACCCGTCTTTTCTTAAGAACGGCCGAATTCTTATGGCAGGAAGGTCACACGGCTCACGCAACCAAAGACGAAGCGGTGGAAGAAGCTGAAAAAATGAATAAAGTATACGCAGATTTTGCAGAAAACTTTATGGCAATGCCAGTCGTTCAGGGAATAAAAACACCTTCTGAAAGATTTGCTGGAGCAGATGAAACGTATTGTATCGAAGCTTTAATGCAGGACGGAAAAGCGCTTCAGGCAGGAACCTCTCACTTCTTAGGTCAGAATTTCGCGAAAGCATTTGATGTAAAATTCACCAATAAAGAAGGGAAAATTGAGCACGCATGGGCTACATCTTGGGGAACATCTACCCGTTTGATGGGAGCTTTAATCATGACCCACTCAGATGATTTTGGATTGGTATTGCCTCCGACACTGGCTCCGATTCAGGTGGTAATTGTTCCTATCTTCAAAGGAGAAGAGCAATTAGCGCAAATCAGTGAAGTGGCTTTAGATATTCAGGCTAAACTAAAAGCGAAAGGTATTTCTGTAAAATTTGATGATGATACGCATAACAAACCGGGCTGGAAATTTGCAGAATATGAGTTGAAAGGAGTCCCTGTAAGAATTGCGATGGGACCAAGAGATCTGGAAAATAAATCTGTGGAGATTGCAAGAAGAGATAACCTGACAAAAGAAGTTCGCTCTATCGACGGTTTAGATAATTATATTGAGGACCTATTAAAAACGATTCAGCAAGATCTTTATACAAAAGCGGCTGACTTCAGAAAAGATAATATCACCAAAGTAGACAACTACGAAGAGTTCAAACAAGTTTTGGAGGAAAAAGGAGGATTTATCTATGCTCATTGGGACGGAACTGCTGAAGAAGAGGAGCAGATTAAAGACGAAACCAAGGCAACGATCAGATGTATTCCTTTGGATGACGATATTGAAGAAGGCGTTTCTTTAATTTCCGGAAAACCATCAGCAAGAAGAGTTTTATTTGCTAAAGCATATTAA